A region from the Metarhizium brunneum chromosome 7, complete sequence genome encodes:
- the Padi3_3 gene encoding Protein-arginine deiminase type-3 gives MYSLSKAAVLALAVATTGYGFKATILADTNRDGHVDVTDHEGKAYWTEKQGALFLPNIVDTDRRCSSQITENTTESELAMCNDASDNILRQSQYLAPLSTLPIHNLSNSIMGRITLQDARDKARIFYKDHDEWIYLGKDHVFNASALEPGLELGVDGRDVRRPDEWDGRVTVTFELFENGKNISSDAVALRVAPILTHHHLQDPDQVFTVAGIDEMEDWKEAQAQFASFIVNYTAKAGIKKPVHMVEHWDIWVQDYFEPGYASIPGPDGPIYLRVNIRSSQPGRHAGRMIFSEFRSNTTGAVQYFTNDTLPRSTIDSTGNLETIPPYSYNGKDYLAGRAIMGRHDNISPTVMALLKAQEAQYPIDTLDHDWLLVGHTDEYVQFLPANNSRGWVVTMADTEYGMKLLKDAQANGHGTEKAMSRKPESYDPESPCLPSITINGVLELPEFEEINKHCADRIKYNVDIIKQETGITEGEIFRIPSLFYYPDKGLACNATSTRRAKGQAMNIIEAAGGSDELNGSDEPKKRMVALYPETINGVVYPQGQYMAPNPWGPIIGGKDILAEAVTKAYAQVGFNVTFMDDWFDHHILHGETHCGSNVARDASQKWW, from the coding sequence ATGTATTCCCTCAGCAAGGCGGCCGTTCTGGCACTCGCCGTTGCAACCACTGGCTATGGTTTTAAAGCTACTATTCTAGCAGACACAAATCGCGACGGACATGTGGATGTTACGGACCATGAGGGGAAAGCCTACTGGACCGAGAAACAAGGAGCATTGTTTCTGCCAAATATTGTCGATACTGACCGCCGATGCTCGTCTCAAATTACAGAAAATACCACTGAAAGCGAGCTTGCAATGTGCAACGATGCATCTGATAATATCCTTCGCCAATCCCAGTACCTCGCTCCGCTTAGCACCCTCCCAATCCATAACTTGAGCAACTCTATCATGGGTAGAATTACTCTCCAAGATGCCCGTGATAAAGCTCGAATCTTCTACAAAGATCATGACGAATGGATATATCTGGGTAAAGACCACGTGTTTAATGCGTCTGCATTAGAACCTGGTCTAGAGCTAGGAGTCGATGGCAGAGATGTCCGTCGACCTGATGAGTGGGATGGCAGAGTTACGGTTACTTTTGAGTTGTTTGAGAATGGGAAGAATATATCTTCTGATGCAGTTGCCCTTCGTGTGGCACCGATTCTGACACACCATCACCTGCAAGATCCGGATCAAGTCTTCACAGTTGCGGGCATTGACGAGATGGAGGACTGGAAGGAAGCACAGGCGCAATTTGCGAGCTTTATTGTGAATTATACCGCCAAGGCTGGAATTAAAAAGCCCGTTCACATGGTCGAGCACTGGGATATCTGGGTTCAAGATTACTTTGAACCTGGCTACGCCAGCATTCCTGGTCCCGATGGTCCGATATACCTACGAGTTAATATTCGAAGTAGCCAACCGGGGCGCCACGCCGGCCGGATGATCTTCTCAGAATTCAGGTCCAACACTACAGGAGCCGTTCAATACTTTACCAATGATACCCTTCCACGTTCAACCATCGACTCCACGGGAAACCTGGAGACGATACCACCTTATTCGTACAATGGGAAAGATTACCTTGCTGGAAGGGCAATCATGGGAAGGCATGACAATATCAGCCCAACTGTAATGGCTCTTCTTAAGGCTCAGGAGGCGCAATACCCTATTGATACCCTTGATCATGATTGGCTTCTTGTTGGCCACACGGATGAATACGTGCAATTTCTCCCGGCTAATAACTCACGGGGCTGGGTTGTAACTATGGCTGACACTGAGTATGGGATGAAATTGCTCAAAGATGCCCAGGCAAATGGACATGGAACGGAAAAGGCCATGTCTCGCAAGCCCGAGTCATATGACCCCGAAAGCCCTTGTCTTCCTTCCATTACTATCAACGGGGTACTTGAACTTCCCGAATTTGAAGAAATCAACAAGCACTGCGCGGACCGAATCAAGTACAATGTCGACATCATCAAGCAAGAAACTGGCATTACTGAAGGCGAAATTTTTCGAATCCCTAGTCTCTTTTACTACCCAGACAAAGGCCTCGCTTGCAACGCAACCAGCACCCGGCGCGCCAAAGGCCAGGCAATGAATATTATAGAAGCGGCTGGAGGGAGCGATGAGCTAAACGGTTCCGACGAGCCCAAGAAGCGAATGGTTGCATTATACCCCGAGACCATTAACGGCGTCGTATATCCTCAAGGCCAGTATATGGCGCCCAACCCATGGGGGCCTATTATTGGCGGCAAGGATATTTTAGCCGAGGCTGTCACTAAAGCCTATGCCCAGGTCGGCTTTAACGTTACCTTTATGGATGATTGGTTTGACCACCATATTCTACACGGCGAGACTCATTGCGGCTCCAACGTGGCTCGCGACGCCTCTCAAAAATGGTGGTAA
- the sdnR gene encoding Beta-lactamase-like protein sdnR → MLLYLCFFSLSCLTSATAAFDQKVLGQTYPFPENLGSAHAVRTASSYISHELQNALDTGLSKFGNITAKTNSLSATMISAQDSQPFLDFHYSAANLNVSGGSTNRVTGNSVYRIGSISKLFTVYSLLLHGGEKIWDMPVTNYLPELRKAVSQTGANSAIHHVQWDKVTIGALASQLAGIGRDVNNADMASQPFPHQAAGLPELSLDEIPTCAGNNTQPPCTRREFFDVLLKRRPVSLPFNTPTYSNAAYRLLGYVVEAVTGTSYTEAVAKSVFQPLGLQNTSTSSPRGTGVGVIPPGNSGWGRPLGDEVSTGGLYSTSRDLAQFGRALLNHRQLSPLQTRRWMKPHAHTASPFFSVGAPWEIWRTRSQISSGYTIDLYTKSGSDDQYQALLILVPDYNIVASFLCAGPNAGPAINMAAEVALQSILPVLDRVSQSQAVHRFGGRYVSSDAKNSSLLLTTDHQGPGLLVKEWLSNGVNVQEAAQAYSDGTGGGTIKSIRLYPFITNTEDASSTGSSGTQVSFRAILETEPVNYDPGVLRILNADAGQWGRIDQLMYGEIAVDDFIFQLDGHGIATAVQPRVMRDTLKRV, encoded by the exons ATGCTCCTATatctttgcttcttttccctttcttgCCTCACGTCGGCCACCGCTGCCTTTGACCAAAAGGTCCTCGGACAAACCTATCCGTTCCCAGAAAATCTTGGCTCTGCACACGCTGTCCGGACCGCCTCGTCATACATCTCCCACGAGTTGCAAAATGCCTTGGATACAGGTCTATCAAAATTCGGCAACATCACTGCCAAGACCAACTCACTCTCGGCTACCATGATATCTGCCCAAGACAGCCAGCCCTTCCTAGACTTTCATTACTCAGCTGCGAATTTAAACGTCTCGGGGGGCAGTACAAACCGTGTCACCGGGAATAGTGTATACCGAATCGGGAGCATTTCAAAGCTCTTTACCGTCTATTCTCTCTTGCTACATGGTGGTGAAAAGATCTGGGACATGCCTGTGACGAATTATCTGCCGGAGCTTCGCAAGGCCGTTTCGCAGACGGGAGCAAATTCCGCAATCCATCATGTGCAGTGGGATAAGGTCACTATCGGGGCTCTTGCTTCTCAGCTTGCTGGAATAGGACGCGACG TAAATAatgccgacatggccagccagccgtTTCCTCATCAAGCAGCCGGGCTGCCGGAACTATCCTTGGACGAGATCCCGACATGTGCTGGGAATAACACCCAGCCTCCGTGCACTAGAAGAG AGTTCTTTGACGTGCTACTCAAGAGACGGCCCGTTTCATTGCCTTTCAACACTCCGACATATTCCAACGCCGCGTACAGACTTCTCGGATATGTCGTTGAAGCGGTAACAGGTACCTCATACACAGAGGCCGTCGCCAAATCAGTGTTTCAACCGCTGGGCTTACAAAACACAAGTACATCTAGTCCCAGGGGTACTGGAGTCGGAGTTATCCCTCCGGGAAATTCGGGCTGGGGCCGTCCTTTGGGGGATGAAGTGTC AACCGGCGGCCTCTATTCAACATCCCGAGATTTGGCCCAATTTGGACGCGCCCTTCTAAACCACAGACAATTGTCCCCTCTGCAAACGCGTCGATGGATGAAGCCCCATGCACATACTGCCTCGCCCTTCTTTTCGGTCGGTGCGCCGTGGGAAATCTGGCGCACCAGAAGCCAAATTTCCAGCGGCTACACGATTGACCTATACACAAAGTCTGGAAGTGATGACCAGTATCAAGCCCTTCTGATCCTGGTGCCTGATTACAACATTGtcgcttcttttctttgtgcGGGACCCAATGCGGGACCTGCTATTAACATGGCCGCGGAGGTTGCGCTGCAATCGATTCTGCCCGTGTTGGATAGGGTTTCTCAGAGCCAAGCAGTTCATCGCTTCGGTGGTCGATATGTATCCTCGGATGCGAAGAACTCGTCTCTGCTGCTCACGACGGATCATCAGGGGCCAGGGCTGCTTGTAAAGGAGTGGCTTAGCAACGGCGTCAATGTTCAGGAGGCAGCTCAGGCTTACTCGGATGGGACAGGAGGTGGGACTATCAAATCCATACGGTTGTATCCCTTTATTACGAATACTGAGGATGCATCGTCGACTGGTTCGAGTGGTACCCAGGTGTCCTTTCGCGCGATTCTTGAAACTGAACCTGTCAACTACGATCCCGGAGTTTTGCGTATACTCAACGCGGACGCAGGGCAATGGGGCCGTATTGACCAGCTCATGTACGGCGAAATTGCCGTCGATGACTTTATATTTCAGCTGGATGGTCACGGTATTGCCACGGCTGTTCAGCCACGCGTAATGCGTGATACCCTGAAGCGAGTGTAG
- the NRL3 gene encoding Nitrilase 3 yields the protein MPKDTKATIKVAAVQASPIFLDKCATTEKVCALIRRAGSQSAQIIGFPETFIPGYPGWVELLPLHTDQAASLFLKLFNESVEVPGPETTAIGAACKEASMYAVVGVNERRAGTTGTLFNTSLFFGPDGSILHKHQKYVPTVGERLVHAPGQTGSRASVMTEFGVLSSLICGENGNPLFQYAVGLDYPVIHVASWPGHFGEGMTVDGAINVFGPAVASSVGCFVVHAVGVVGDDAIEVYGTDEKSRRFLKEQQKQSRACVMGPGGRILAKGSEGEELVFADVCVDALVKAKYGLARNNDKLLSVAEGAAEAIYSVHNTSFKYGPSCRISGKFYGRLLDFVADVIRVDYAFVFELRSGGRFRRFMLPRDEIIPSGEETFAGVKYILQNMK from the exons ATGCCAAAAGACACCAAGGCCACGATCAAGGTTGCCGCTGTCCAAGCCTCGCCAATATTCCTGGACAAATGTGCCACCACCGAAAAGGTATGCGCCCTCATCCGCCGCGCCGGTTCGCAAAGCGCCCAAATCATCGGGTTCCCAGAGACCTTTATTCCCGGCTACCCAGGCTGGGTTGAGTTGCTTCCCCTACACACTGACCAAGCTGCTTCGCTCTTCCTGAAACTCTTCAACGAATCGGTTGAGGTTCCTGGTCCTGAAACCACGGCTATTGGGGCAGCCtgcaaagaagcaagcaTGTACGCGGTTGTGGGAGTCAACGAGCGGCGAGCAGGTACAACGGGCACATTGTTTAATACCAGTTTGTTCTTTGGTCCGGATGGCTCCATCTTGCACAAACATCAGAAATATGTACCTACGGTTGGGGAGAGGCTTGTCCATGCTCCCGGTCAGACTGGTAGTCGAGCGTCTGTTATGACTGAGTTTGGCGTGCTGAGCAGTCTTATTTGCGGAGAGAATGGGAATCCCCTTTTCCAATATGCTGTTGGGTTGGACTACCCGGTTATTCATGTTGCTAGTTGGCCGGGTCATTTTGGAGAAGGCATGACTGTGGATGGCGCCATCAATGTGTTTGGGCCTGCTGTGGCTAGTTCGGTGGGTTGCTTTGTAGTCCATGCTGTAGGCGTTGTGGGGGATGATGCTATTGAGGTGTATGGCACTGACGAGAAATCGAGACGGTTTTTAAAGGAGCAGCAGAAACAGTCTAGGGCGTGCGTGATGGGCCCCGGAGGAAGGATATTGGCAAAGGGAAGTGAGGGTGAGGAGTTGGTGTTTGCCGATGTCTGTGTTGATGCTCTGGTCAAGGCAAAGTATGGACTG GCTCGAAACAACGATAAGCTGTTGTCGGTCGCAGAAggagccgccgaggccatctACTCTGTCCACAATACTAGCTTCAAATATGGCCCTTCGTGTCGAATATCTGGCAAATTTTATGGTCGTCTTCTCGATTTCGTTGCCGACGTTATTCGTGTGGACTACGCTTTCGTCTTTGAGCTGCGAAGCGGGGGGAGGTTCAGAAGATTCATGTTGCCGCGGGATGAAATTATCCCCAGCGGTGAGGAGACGTTTGCTGGCGTCAAGTATATTCTACAGAATATGAAGTAA